The nucleotide sequence CATCGACAGATATACGATAGTCAGCATCATGAATACAAACGCTTGGATACAAATAACCAGAATATGGAAGATTGCCCAAGGAAGAGCACCCAACCATTGTAGCCACCACGGTAGCAATGCAGCGATAAGAATAAATACAACCTCACCTGCGAACATGTTACCGAATAGACGCATGCCAAGTGACAGAGGTTTCGCCAGCAGCGATACCACTTCAAGTAGCAGGTTAAACGGAATCATCACAGGGTGATTAAATGGGTGTAAAGCCAACTCTTTCGCAAAACCGCCAATGCCCTTAATTTTGATGCTGTAGTAGATCATCAAAGTAAAGACACCGAGAGCCATTGCCATGGTGATATTCACATCAGCAGAAGGAACCACTTTCAAATAAGGGATGCCTAGCCAATGCTCTGCCGGATAAGGTAAGAAATCAATTGGAACCAGGTCCATGATGTTCATTAACAGTACCCAACAAAAGATAGTCAGTGCCAGAGGGGCAATCAATGGGTTGCGTCCATGAAAGGTTTCTTTGACGTTGTCTGCGACAAATTCCACCATCATTTCAACAGCACACTGGAGCTTACCCGGCACACCTGTCGTTGCTTTCTTTGCTACAGAGCGGAATACCCAAAGGAATAACATCCCTGTAAACACAGAAAAAAACAGGCTATCGATATGTACGTTCCAGAAACTGGTCTCCTCCGCTACCAGACCTAACTTATAAAGAGAAAGGTTGGTAAGGTGGTGATCAATGTATCCGGTCGATGTAAGCGCTTCACCATGCGCAGCCATAACTCAATCCTATTTTTTGTTGTTAATAAAAAACGCTGGCAAAAAGATATTAATACCCAATGCCAACAAATAGGTTGTCTTTAATGGAACAAGTTCCACTTTCATATACATGTAGGCAGCAGAAAAAAGGATGACTGTAATAAGAATTTTTAATGTTTCACCCGTGTAGAACGAAACCGTTACAGCTCTTGCTGCCCGGGCTCCGCTAAACATAAAGGCGAACAGCGCGAAAACCGCATTGGCAATAACAAAAATGCCACCACCGATTAACGCAGAAATTCCCCAGTCAGCATTCACGGCCAAAGCCATTCCTGCTGCTACTAATATAACCACGCCAGATTGAATCAATAACAATCGCTTTGCAAGCGCTCGTCCTGGTCTAGCCAGCGCAGCTACCATGTATTCTTACCTCTGTTTTTCTTCCAACATCACGCAGTATCGTTGCGCATGGAAATAGGCGAAAATTATAGAGTCAGTAACCTTCAATGCAATAAAAATGCAGCATTAGATGATATTTTTGTTTACAACCCTACAACTTTCACATTATTTAGCCTTACACTGC is from Vibrio sp. JC009 and encodes:
- a CDS encoding F0F1 ATP synthase subunit I; this translates as MVAALARPGRALAKRLLLIQSGVVILVAAGMALAVNADWGISALIGGGIFVIANAVFALFAFMFSGARAARAVTVSFYTGETLKILITVILFSAAYMYMKVELVPLKTTYLLALGINIFLPAFFINNKK
- the atpB gene encoding F0F1 ATP synthase subunit A gives rise to the protein MAAHGEALTSTGYIDHHLTNLSLYKLGLVAEETSFWNVHIDSLFFSVFTGMLFLWVFRSVAKKATTGVPGKLQCAVEMMVEFVADNVKETFHGRNPLIAPLALTIFCWVLLMNIMDLVPIDFLPYPAEHWLGIPYLKVVPSADVNITMAMALGVFTLMIYYSIKIKGIGGFAKELALHPFNHPVMIPFNLLLEVVSLLAKPLSLGMRLFGNMFAGEVVFILIAALLPWWLQWLGALPWAIFHILVICIQAFVFMMLTIVYLSMAHEDADH